Genomic segment of Arthrobacter antioxidans:
CGGCTGGCCGCTGGTTCCCTTCAGCGGCGGACCGGTGGTCTGCCCGGGGAAGCAGCTCGTGCTGCTCGTGACGAGCGCGACCCTGGCGGCACTGGTGGCCGGGCACGACTTCCAGGTGCAGGAGGGGCAGGCGCTCGACCCGGCCCGCCCCCTGCCGGGGACCATGGACAACTACAGCGTCCGGCTGGGCGTCTCCCCCCGGGCCTGACCACCGCCCATCGGTGGCGTGGCTCAGCCCCGGAGGACCTTGTGGTTGGCGGCCTGGGCGAGCGGCCGGAGCACCAGGTGGTCGATGTTCATGTGGTGCGGCGCGTTCAGCGTGAAGGCGACGGCGGCGGCCACGTCGTCGGCGGTCAGGGGGTGCTGGACGCCCGCGTAGACCTGGTCGGCAGCGGCCTGGTCGCCACCGAGCCGGTTGAGGGAGAACTCCTCGGTGTGCACCATGCCCGGGGAGACCTCGATGACGCGGATGTTGTGCTCGGCCTCCTCGAGGCGGAGCGAGCGGGCCATCGACTCCTGCGCCGCCTTCACGCCGCAGTACCCGGCGCCGCCCTCATAGGGCGCGAGCGCCGCGGTGGAGGTCAGGAACAGGACGCTGCCCTGGCCGCCGTGGCGCAACGCCGGGAGCAGCGCCCGGGTCATGCGCATGGAGCCGAGGACGTTCACGTTGTACATCCACTCCCAGTCCTCCGTCCTGGCCTCGGCCACCCGCTCCGTCCCGAAGGCTCCCCCGGCGTTGTTGACCAGCGCGTGGACCGGGCCGGTCGCCGTGATCTCGGCGGCGAAGGCGTCCACGGACGCCTGGTCCGTGACGTCCAGCGCCATCGGCGTGGCCCCGGTCTCGTCCGCGAGCGCCTGCAGGCGGTCGATCCGCCGGGCCGCTGCGACGACGTCCCAGCCGTCCCGCCGGAGGGCACGGACGGTCGCGGCGCCGATCCCGGAACTGGCGCCGGTGACGATGGCGCGCAGGGCGGAGGGGGCAGGGTCGGCGGGGGCGCCGAGCGGCGCCGTCGATGTCTCGGTCATGGGCCCACTGTAGCCAGTGGGGGGCCGGAGCCCCGCCCCCCCCCACCGTCCAGGTCGCCGAGGGCCCCGTGCGCAATGGGATACTGATGGGATGCGTACCTCACGTCGACACCCTGTCCCTTCACCGTGGCCTCGGCATCGCTTCCTGGCTCTGACGGGACTGACCTTGTCGACGGTTCTTCTGGCCGGCTGCGGTTCTGACTACCCGCTGGGCGAGGAGCAGCGCCTCGCTGCGGAACAGAACACCTCGATGTTGGAGGGCACTCTGACCGGTGGTGGATCGACGGCGCAGAACTCGGCGATGACTGCCTGGCGTGCGGGGTTCAGTTTCCTTCATCCGAAGGTGCAGGTGCAGTACGCGTCGGTGGGATCCGGTGCCGGGAGGGCCGGCATCATCGAGGGCGCGACCGAGTTCGCCGGCTCCGATGCATACCTGCAGGACGAGGAGATCGAAGAGGCCCAGGAGACATGCGGACCCGGTGGGGCGATCAACATCCCGGCCTACATCTCCCCGATCAGCATCGCGTTCAACCTGCCAGGCGTCGACAATCTGAACTTCGACGCTGAAACGATCGCCCGCATCTTCCGTGGCGAGATCACGCAGTGGAACGATCCCGCCCTGCGGGAGTTGAACCCCGGCATCGACCTTCCGGACCGGATCATGACGGTCGTGACCCGGTCGGATGATTCCGGTACCACGGAGAACTTCACCGAATACCTCCATGACGCAGCCCCCGCTGTGTGGACCGACGACCCGGACGGGTCATGGCCGGGCGGCCTGCAGAATGAGAAAGCGCAAGGCAACACGGGTGTGGTCAGCACGGTCGTCCGCACGGAGGGCGGAATCACCTATGCCGATGATTCCCTCGTCGATGAAACCCTTGGAAAGGGTGTCTTGAAGGTCGGCGAGGAATTCGTCGAGGTCAGCGCCGACGCGGCAGCCACCGCGGTGTCGGTCGCCGAACGGGTACAGGGTCGTGGCAAGCATGACATCGCCCTTGAGCTTGATAGGACGACGACGGAACCAGGCGCCTATCCTCTGGTGCTGGTGTCGTATCTGATTTACTGCGCGACGTACCCGACTGCTGCGGACGCAGAGCTGGTGAAGACCTTCGGCCTGTACGTCGTGAGTCCTGAGGGCCAGCAACTTGCGAGTGATTCGGCGAAGAGCTCACCCATGCCGGCGGAGCTCGCACGGGAAGCACGGGAAGCAATCGAATCCATTTCGGTCGCCTGAGTCTTCCCGTGGCTCACCCTGATTCGCGGTGACCAAGGTTGCTGGTGGTTCAGGTGGTGTTCATGCGGTATCCGCCGGGCGGTTGTCTGCTGCTGATTAGCTGACGCGGACCACATTCCCCTGCGGAAGGCATGACCGTGACCACCACTGGACCATCGAAGTTCGCCCTGCTCCCCATGCTCGGGCACGTCAAAGGGAAGCGCAGCGCGGTGACGTGCGCACTGAAGTGCGACAACGCGTGCGCTTCCGCGGTGTGCAACACCTCCGACAACAACTACCTGCGCGATGTCGTGTCCGCGGAGTACTCGCGCCGCAGCATGCTCGGCGTCGGCGCCGCGGGTGCATTGACCCTCCTGCTGGGCACCGCAGGACAGAACACAGCCCACGCGGCCCTGTCCCCGGCCGCGAAGGCAGGCCATGGCAAGCTCAAGCACGCAAACCTGAAGT
This window contains:
- a CDS encoding SDR family oxidoreductase is translated as MTETSTAPLGAPADPAPSALRAIVTGASSGIGAATVRALRRDGWDVVAAARRIDRLQALADETGATPMALDVTDQASVDAFAAEITATGPVHALVNNAGGAFGTERVAEARTEDWEWMYNVNVLGSMRMTRALLPALRHGGQGSVLFLTSTAALAPYEGGAGYCGVKAAQESMARSLRLEEAEHNIRVIEVSPGMVHTEEFSLNRLGGDQAAADQVYAGVQHPLTADDVAAAVAFTLNAPHHMNIDHLVLRPLAQAANHKVLRG
- the pstS gene encoding phosphate ABC transporter substrate-binding protein PstS encodes the protein MRTSRRHPVPSPWPRHRFLALTGLTLSTVLLAGCGSDYPLGEEQRLAAEQNTSMLEGTLTGGGSTAQNSAMTAWRAGFSFLHPKVQVQYASVGSGAGRAGIIEGATEFAGSDAYLQDEEIEEAQETCGPGGAINIPAYISPISIAFNLPGVDNLNFDAETIARIFRGEITQWNDPALRELNPGIDLPDRIMTVVTRSDDSGTTENFTEYLHDAAPAVWTDDPDGSWPGGLQNEKAQGNTGVVSTVVRTEGGITYADDSLVDETLGKGVLKVGEEFVEVSADAAATAVSVAERVQGRGKHDIALELDRTTTEPGAYPLVLVSYLIYCATYPTAADAELVKTFGLYVVSPEGQQLASDSAKSSPMPAELAREAREAIESISVA